The Methanofollis sp. UBA420 genome contains a region encoding:
- a CDS encoding pyridoxal phosphate-dependent aminotransferase, with translation MQQIYAMQTESHLETIAMPENLRVGQMIIRQRERCTRIGCHVRYFNFALGQSPFPVPPALSAALTREAGAGHYTDAVGVPELRDAVAEFYKRHFRVHAEPERVIVGNGTKEIMYILFSVLDVEVVLTSPSWVGYAPILRLLRKTYTTLGLDRKDGYRINPHDLEAVLAENPDRRHLLVLNNPNNPTGVLYSRRELSKIADVCRRYGCFVLADEVYALTTYAAGDVCSMGAVYPEGTFVTGSLSMDRSAPGYRLGVCVLPEGDQEALMQHLTRVAATMYTSVATPVQYAAVTAYGGDPAVEEYIQTTREIHRIMGGYMSRAFGMIEGVEVTHPQGGFYFLADFSALAGDLARKGVRYANDLSRALLDHPHHVATVSGDAIMLPSDVFSARVAFVDYDGRRAMEVYRENRPETGLDEVAFVQDAAPRMIEGVEAVRKFVEGVKRKTADFV, from the coding sequence ATGCAGCAGATATATGCCATGCAGACAGAGTCGCATCTTGAGACCATTGCGATGCCCGAGAACCTGCGGGTCGGGCAGATGATCATACGGCAGCGGGAGAGGTGCACCAGGATCGGCTGTCATGTGAGATATTTCAACTTCGCCCTCGGGCAGTCGCCTTTTCCGGTGCCGCCGGCACTCTCCGCGGCCCTCACACGGGAGGCAGGAGCCGGGCACTACACCGACGCCGTCGGGGTTCCCGAACTCAGGGACGCCGTTGCAGAGTTCTACAAGAGACACTTCAGGGTACATGCCGAGCCAGAACGGGTCATCGTCGGCAACGGGACGAAGGAGATCATGTATATTCTCTTCTCTGTCCTCGATGTCGAGGTGGTCCTCACCTCCCCATCATGGGTCGGCTATGCCCCCATCCTCAGACTCCTCAGGAAGACCTACACGACACTCGGGCTCGACCGCAAGGACGGATACCGGATCAACCCCCACGACCTGGAGGCGGTCCTGGCAGAAAACCCCGACAGGCGCCACCTGCTCGTCCTCAACAACCCGAACAACCCGACCGGAGTCCTCTATTCCCGCCGGGAACTCTCGAAGATCGCCGACGTCTGCCGGCGGTACGGCTGTTTCGTCCTCGCCGACGAGGTCTACGCCCTCACCACCTATGCGGCCGGGGACGTCTGCTCCATGGGCGCGGTCTATCCCGAAGGAACATTCGTCACCGGCAGTCTCTCCATGGACCGTTCCGCACCCGGATACCGCCTCGGCGTCTGCGTCCTCCCTGAAGGGGACCAGGAGGCCCTCATGCAGCACCTGACGCGGGTGGCGGCGACGATGTACACCTCGGTGGCGACGCCGGTCCAGTACGCCGCGGTCACTGCGTATGGAGGCGACCCGGCCGTCGAAGAGTACATCCAGACGACGCGGGAGATCCACCGGATCATGGGGGGATACATGAGCCGCGCCTTCGGGATGATCGAGGGTGTGGAGGTGACACACCCGCAGGGCGGTTTCTACTTTCTTGCCGATTTCAGCGCCCTTGCCGGTGACCTCGCACGGAAGGGCGTGAGATATGCAAACGACCTCTCCCGCGCCCTCCTCGATCATCCCCACCATGTCGCCACGGTCAGCGGGGACGCCATCATGCTCCCATCCGACGTCTTTTCCGCCCGCGTCGCCTTCGTCGACTATGATGGCAGGAGGGCGATGGAGGTGTACAGGGAGAACCGTCCTGAGACAGGTCTGGATGAGGTCGCCTTCGTCCAGGACGCCGCGCCGCGGATGATCGAGGGGGTCGAGGCGGTGCGGAAGTTTGTCGAGGGGGTCAAAAGGAAGACCGCCGACTTCGTCTAA
- a CDS encoding YbhB/YbcL family Raf kinase inhibitor-like protein: MENPIVKIGFNVFPTRHTCDGEDISPEIHISRLESPYFAIILTDPGAKVDHWLIWNIKATDVIPEGIPGKIEVSSPISALQGMNDLGAIGYSGPCLPEGAAHEYYFNLYGTDAPLDLPGGATGAELREALKGHTIQYSGMAVAGYSRKVQEIKAR, translated from the coding sequence ATGGAAAACCCTATTGTAAAGATCGGGTTCAATGTCTTCCCAACGAGGCACACCTGCGACGGCGAGGACATTTCACCGGAAATTCATATTTCCCGATTAGAGTCACCCTATTTTGCGATCATTCTCACCGACCCCGGCGCAAAGGTCGACCACTGGCTCATCTGGAATATCAAGGCGACAGATGTCATACCTGAAGGGATCCCCGGGAAAATTGAGGTATCATCCCCTATCTCGGCATTGCAGGGAATGAACGACCTCGGGGCTATCGGGTACAGCGGCCCCTGCCTGCCCGAGGGGGCAGCCCACGAGTACTACTTCAACCTCTATGGGACGGACGCTCCTCTCGACCTTCCGGGCGGCGCGACTGGAGCGGAGTTGAGAGAGGCGCTCAAGGGGCACACGATCCAGTACAGCGGGATGGCGGTGGCAGGGTACAGCCGGAAGGTACAGGAGATAAAAGCCCGGTAA
- a CDS encoding ABC transporter ATP-binding protein has translation MNAILDVRDLTKVYGDTTALDSVTLSVEQGALFGLLGPNGSGKTTMIKLLTGQVRPSGGVATVLGMDVVADPVGVRIRVGIIPEQETPPSFLTAEEYLHLVGAVRKIPDIEEEMAWWFEYLEFGDKRDVLCKDLSRGTRQKLMFAQAFLHRPVLALIDEPLINFDPIMQERVKDYLAGYVKKGNTVFISTHILEIAEEICSDFAVLHRGKLLSTGSVAEVTGTGRHLNEYFLSLVRQDGHV, from the coding sequence GTGAACGCCATACTGGATGTACGGGATCTCACAAAGGTCTACGGGGACACCACCGCACTGGATAGTGTCACCTTATCCGTCGAGCAGGGGGCGCTCTTCGGGCTTCTCGGCCCCAACGGGTCGGGGAAGACCACGATGATCAAACTCCTGACCGGCCAGGTGCGGCCGTCCGGCGGTGTGGCGACGGTGCTCGGCATGGACGTCGTGGCCGACCCTGTGGGGGTGCGCATCCGGGTCGGGATCATACCCGAGCAGGAGACGCCCCCGAGTTTTCTCACCGCGGAGGAGTACCTCCACCTCGTCGGCGCCGTCAGAAAGATCCCGGACATCGAGGAAGAGATGGCCTGGTGGTTCGAGTACCTGGAGTTCGGGGACAAGAGAGATGTGCTCTGCAAGGACCTCTCCCGCGGCACGCGGCAGAAACTGATGTTCGCCCAGGCGTTTCTCCACCGCCCGGTGCTCGCCCTGATCGACGAACCTCTCATCAACTTCGACCCCATCATGCAGGAGAGGGTGAAGGACTACCTGGCCGGGTACGTGAAGAAGGGCAACACCGTCTTCATCTCCACGCATATCCTGGAGATCGCGGAGGAGATCTGCTCGGACTTTGCCGTCCTCCACAGGGGCAAACTTCTTTCGACCGGCAGCGTGGCAGAGGTCACGGGGACGGGGCGGCACCTCAACGAGTACTTCCTCTCCCTTGTCAGGCAGGACGGCCATGTTTGA
- a CDS encoding DUF7544 domain-containing protein, giving the protein MTTDFHAFSAIEGAVSRTKSLLWPFNVGVWLRLAVISFFVGGIGGGGGGNYSFPDRGGREVGSMPVPDFFGLAPTTFFLILAAVIVLALLFAYVGSVFQFVLVDCLTSGRVSLSRTFRERMGPGLSFFLFEILMAFVFITVMVGFAVFGVVTGIFSGVPNVLALLLLIPVVILLALVVGTVLMLTIDFVVPVMIADNCGIIEGWRRAYGILRADLKNAAVYVIAKVILAIVAALIMGILGLLVLAVIGVPLFVVALLAGLFVDGPTLGALVLLILAVVLLALPFLLLLQVPFVTFFRFYSLDVLRRFSPAHDLLAEPEGDAAV; this is encoded by the coding sequence ATGACAACGGATTTCCATGCCTTCAGCGCTATTGAAGGGGCTGTGTCCCGGACAAAATCGCTGCTCTGGCCATTCAATGTCGGCGTCTGGCTCAGGCTCGCCGTGATCTCGTTCTTTGTCGGGGGGATCGGCGGTGGTGGCGGCGGCAACTACTCCTTCCCTGACCGGGGTGGCCGGGAGGTGGGTTCCATGCCGGTGCCCGACTTCTTCGGTCTCGCCCCGACGACCTTCTTCCTGATCCTTGCGGCCGTGATCGTCCTTGCACTGCTCTTTGCCTATGTCGGGTCGGTCTTCCAGTTCGTGCTCGTGGACTGCCTCACCTCGGGCCGGGTCTCCCTCTCCCGCACCTTCAGGGAGCGGATGGGTCCGGGCCTGTCCTTCTTCCTCTTCGAGATCCTGATGGCTTTTGTCTTCATCACGGTGATGGTCGGCTTTGCGGTCTTCGGGGTCGTCACCGGCATCTTCTCGGGCGTCCCGAATGTCCTCGCCCTGCTCCTCCTCATACCGGTGGTCATCCTCCTGGCCCTGGTCGTCGGGACGGTGCTGATGCTCACTATCGACTTTGTGGTTCCGGTGATGATCGCGGACAACTGCGGGATCATCGAGGGGTGGCGGCGGGCCTACGGCATTCTCCGCGCGGACCTGAAGAACGCGGCGGTCTATGTCATCGCGAAGGTCATCCTTGCCATCGTCGCAGCGCTGATCATGGGGATACTCGGTCTCCTCGTCCTCGCTGTCATCGGGGTTCCGCTCTTTGTCGTCGCACTCCTTGCAGGGCTCTTCGTCGATGGCCCAACCCTGGGGGCGCTGGTCCTCCTGATCCTCGCCGTCGTTCTCCTCGCCCTCCCCTTTCTCCTCCTGCTGCAGGTGCCCTTCGTCACCTTCTTCAGGTTCTACTCCCTCGACGTCCTGCGGCGGTTCAGCCCGGCGCACGACCTGCTGGCAGAGCCTGAAGGCGACGCTGCGGTGTAA
- a CDS encoding bifunctional precorrin-2 dehydrogenase/sirohydrochlorin ferrochelatase, whose product MIPLILDLTGRHVVIFGGGAVGARKAAYFCREARVTVVSRSFLPSLAGSGAACVEADIGAMDNRAILALLEGAFLVVAATPDAALNDRIGRLARETGVHFNNAHGETGDVLIPSVLRGERYLIAVSTGGTSPAVPRFLREHLEEAFPNLDTMIGVEGRLREDLKSSVPSQDERSRILRAVLRDPDAWAWLASGEDEAYRKIRERYISGNISLY is encoded by the coding sequence ATGATCCCGCTGATCCTCGACCTCACCGGGAGGCACGTCGTCATCTTTGGCGGCGGTGCCGTGGGAGCGCGAAAAGCGGCATATTTCTGTCGCGAAGCGAGGGTCACCGTTGTCAGCCGGAGTTTCCTGCCCTCCCTTGCCGGCTCCGGCGCCGCGTGCGTCGAGGCCGACATCGGGGCAATGGACAATCGTGCAATCCTCGCCCTGCTGGAGGGGGCCTTTCTTGTCGTCGCAGCCACGCCCGACGCCGCCCTGAACGACAGGATCGGGCGCCTGGCGCGGGAGACGGGCGTTCACTTCAACAACGCGCACGGGGAAACCGGCGACGTCCTTATCCCCTCGGTCCTCCGGGGGGAGCGCTACCTCATCGCCGTCAGCACCGGGGGGACGAGCCCGGCCGTCCCGCGGTTCCTCAGGGAGCACCTTGAGGAGGCCTTCCCCAACCTCGACACAATGATCGGGGTCGAAGGGAGACTGCGCGAGGACCTCAAAAGCTCCGTACCCTCCCAGGACGAGCGGAGCCGGATCCTCAGGGCCGTCCTCCGCGACCCCGACGCATGGGCATGGCTTGCCAGCGGCGAAGACGAGGCGTACCGCAAAATAAGGGAGCGATATATCAGTGGAAACATATCTCTATACTGA
- the hemA gene encoding glutamyl-tRNA reductase, translating to MAGLNHHAAGLADLEAFRFADEEAFLTAARERFKGVFLLQTCNRIEVLVHGTAGDLADFLHDLGRERFEVREGVDVLRHLLQVAAGIDSMIIGEDQILGQMKRAWAASQAVGTSDHVIDLCIKKAVHVGVEVRKRTKINRGAVSIGSAAVALAEELFTSLKGRHILVIGSGEMGMLVAQALAAKDLTAIYVANRTYERAVVLAEKIGGKAVNFGELKRYITLSDVVITCTSAPHPILTRPLLAEVMKGRCWPLDGHPRPLVVIDIAQPRDVEEGAGEVDGVNLYTIDNLRDVNEHTLTSRKAEADRAHDYIESELDHFLTMLNAASADDALRGLYTWAETIRVRERDRACARLQGGDAQTAAIIDDLTRVLAKKLLLDATYSIRACAEQGQTREAEWLVKAITRGDGLCSRKDD from the coding sequence ATGGCCGGCCTCAACCACCACGCGGCTGGCCTCGCCGACCTCGAAGCGTTCAGGTTCGCCGACGAGGAGGCCTTTCTCACTGCAGCCAGGGAACGGTTCAAGGGCGTCTTTCTCCTCCAGACCTGCAACCGGATCGAGGTGCTCGTCCACGGGACCGCGGGGGACCTCGCCGACTTTCTCCACGACCTCGGGAGAGAAAGGTTCGAGGTCCGCGAAGGGGTGGACGTCCTCCGCCACCTCCTCCAGGTCGCCGCCGGTATCGACTCAATGATCATCGGCGAGGACCAGATCCTCGGTCAGATGAAACGCGCCTGGGCGGCCTCGCAGGCGGTCGGTACCAGTGACCATGTCATCGATCTCTGCATCAAGAAAGCCGTGCACGTCGGCGTCGAAGTGCGGAAGAGGACGAAGATCAACAGGGGCGCCGTCTCCATCGGTTCCGCGGCCGTTGCCCTCGCCGAAGAACTCTTTACGAGTCTCAAAGGCCGGCATATCCTCGTCATCGGCAGCGGGGAGATGGGAATGCTCGTCGCCCAAGCCCTCGCCGCGAAGGACCTGACCGCAATCTACGTGGCAAACCGGACGTACGAGAGGGCGGTCGTCCTCGCCGAGAAGATCGGGGGGAAGGCGGTCAACTTCGGGGAACTGAAGCGCTACATCACCCTCTCCGACGTTGTCATCACCTGCACCTCCGCGCCCCACCCAATCCTCACCAGGCCCCTCCTGGCCGAAGTGATGAAAGGGCGGTGCTGGCCCCTCGACGGCCACCCGCGGCCCCTCGTCGTCATCGACATCGCCCAGCCGCGGGACGTCGAGGAGGGGGCCGGGGAAGTCGACGGCGTCAACCTGTACACCATCGACAACCTCCGCGACGTCAACGAGCACACCCTGACCTCGCGGAAGGCCGAGGCCGACCGCGCCCATGACTATATCGAATCCGAACTCGACCATTTCCTCACGATGCTCAACGCCGCCTCGGCCGACGACGCCCTGCGGGGCCTGTACACCTGGGCCGAGACGATCCGCGTCAGGGAGCGCGACCGGGCCTGCGCCCGCCTCCAGGGAGGCGACGCCCAGACCGCGGCAATCATCGACGACCTGACCAGAGTGCTCGCAAAAAAACTCCTCCTCGACGCCACCTACTCCATACGGGCATGTGCGGAGCAGGGGCAGACCAGAGAGGCAGAATGGCTGGTGAAGGCAATCACCAGAGGTGACGGACTATGTTCCCGGAAAGACGACTGA
- the hemB gene encoding porphobilinogen synthase: MFPERRLRRLRKRNLQPLFRETRIDVSDLVMPLFFDETIEQPVAITSMPGQYRYPVGDAKTVAKRLKNAGISAVLLFGVPAEKDAAAHSAYAENGGLQQAVAAIKKACPEMVVITDVCACEYTDHGHCGIIGETSSGEIDLLNDPSLALMQKIAVSHARAGADMVAPSCMLDGQVSAIRAALDASGYAEVPIMSYSTKFASAFYGPFREAAHSGYSFGDRTTYQMDPANGREALLESEMDADEGADILMVKPAALYLDVLAKIREIGLPVAAYQVSGEYSQIKAAAERGWIDERRCALESLTCIKRAGADLIITYYAEDAARWLHEEQ, encoded by the coding sequence ATGTTCCCGGAAAGACGACTGAGACGACTGAGAAAGAGAAACCTCCAACCTCTCTTCAGGGAGACGAGGATTGATGTAAGCGACCTTGTGATGCCGCTCTTCTTCGACGAGACGATCGAACAACCCGTGGCCATCACGTCGATGCCGGGCCAGTACCGGTACCCGGTCGGGGACGCAAAGACCGTGGCAAAAAGACTGAAAAATGCGGGGATCTCCGCAGTCCTCCTCTTCGGCGTTCCCGCGGAGAAGGACGCCGCCGCCCACTCGGCCTATGCCGAGAACGGCGGACTCCAGCAGGCCGTCGCCGCCATCAAGAAGGCCTGCCCGGAGATGGTGGTGATCACCGACGTCTGCGCCTGCGAGTACACCGACCACGGCCACTGCGGGATCATCGGCGAGACCTCGTCAGGAGAGATAGACCTCCTGAACGACCCATCCCTTGCCCTGATGCAGAAGATCGCGGTCTCGCACGCCCGCGCCGGCGCCGACATGGTCGCCCCCTCCTGCATGCTCGACGGCCAGGTCAGTGCGATCAGGGCGGCCCTCGACGCCTCAGGCTATGCCGAGGTCCCGATCATGTCCTACTCCACGAAGTTTGCGAGCGCCTTCTACGGCCCCTTCAGGGAGGCAGCACACTCGGGTTACTCCTTCGGCGACCGGACCACCTACCAGATGGACCCGGCGAACGGCCGCGAGGCACTCCTCGAATCCGAGATGGACGCGGACGAGGGTGCCGACATCCTGATGGTGAAACCGGCCGCCCTCTACCTCGACGTGCTGGCAAAGATCCGGGAGATCGGCCTCCCGGTCGCTGCCTACCAGGTCTCGGGCGAATACTCCCAGATCAAGGCCGCGGCAGAGCGGGGATGGATCGACGAGAGGCGGTGCGCCCTTGAAAGCCTCACCTGCATCAAGAGGGCAGGGGCCGACCTGATCATCACCTATTACGCAGAGGACGCAGCGAGGTGGCTCCATGAAGAGCAGTGA
- the hemL gene encoding glutamate-1-semialdehyde 2,1-aminomutase → MKSSDLFARAQGLMPGGVSSPVRAIKPYPFYTAGAHGPFLRTVEGQEFVDCCLGYGPLILGHAHDVVRQAIEVQLAEGWLYGTPCPHEIALADRICADHSSIEMVRFVSSGSEATMAAIRLARAATGKPDIVKIEGGFHGAHDAVLVQAGSGATTMGVPDSAGVVADLVRHTRQVAYNDPAALDAVLSSSEEIAALIIEPVMGNVGPVLPGENYLQEVRRITEDHDVLLIFDEVITGYRLGIGGAQKRFDITPDLTTLGKIIGGGLPIGAFGGRRDLMEMVAPQGPVYQAGTFSGNPLTMAAGAAALGWLHGHPEVYQHLDEGTKAIEDACEDADAGGSFVRLGSMFKYFFRAEPPKNYAEAKESDTTAFRRFWEKMLAKDIFVPPSQFETNFLSAAHTEEIIERIADAYRTCL, encoded by the coding sequence ATGAAGAGCAGTGACCTCTTTGCACGGGCACAGGGCCTGATGCCCGGCGGGGTCTCAAGCCCGGTGCGGGCAATCAAGCCGTACCCCTTCTACACGGCCGGTGCGCACGGCCCCTTCCTGCGGACGGTCGAGGGGCAGGAGTTCGTCGACTGCTGTCTCGGGTATGGTCCCCTCATCCTTGGCCACGCCCATGACGTGGTACGGCAGGCGATCGAGGTGCAGCTTGCCGAGGGCTGGCTCTACGGCACCCCCTGCCCGCACGAGATCGCCCTTGCAGACAGGATCTGTGCCGACCACTCCTCTATCGAGATGGTCCGCTTCGTCTCCAGTGGGTCCGAGGCGACGATGGCCGCGATCAGGCTTGCCCGCGCTGCCACAGGAAAACCCGACATCGTGAAGATAGAGGGCGGCTTCCACGGCGCCCACGACGCCGTGCTCGTGCAGGCGGGTTCCGGGGCGACGACAATGGGCGTCCCCGACTCGGCTGGCGTCGTCGCCGACCTGGTGCGCCACACCCGGCAGGTGGCGTACAACGACCCCGCGGCCCTCGACGCCGTCCTCTCCTCGTCGGAGGAGATCGCCGCCCTCATCATCGAACCGGTGATGGGCAATGTCGGCCCCGTCCTCCCCGGGGAGAACTATCTGCAGGAGGTGCGGCGGATCACAGAGGACCACGACGTCCTCCTCATCTTCGACGAGGTGATCACCGGCTACCGCCTTGGCATCGGCGGGGCGCAGAAGCGCTTTGATATCACACCCGACCTCACGACCCTTGGCAAGATCATCGGCGGCGGCCTGCCTATCGGGGCCTTCGGCGGCAGGCGCGACCTCATGGAGATGGTCGCCCCGCAGGGCCCGGTCTACCAGGCCGGCACCTTCAGCGGGAACCCCCTGACCATGGCCGCGGGGGCCGCGGCCCTCGGCTGGCTCCACGGCCACCCGGAGGTCTACCAGCATCTCGACGAAGGGACGAAGGCCATCGAGGACGCCTGCGAGGACGCAGATGCCGGCGGCTCCTTTGTCAGGCTCGGCTCCATGTTCAAGTACTTCTTCAGGGCCGAGCCACCGAAGAACTATGCTGAAGCGAAGGAGAGCGACACCACAGCATTCAGAAGATTCTGGGAGAAGATGTTGGCGAAGGACATCTTTGTCCCGCCGTCGCAGTTTGAAACAAACTTCCTCTCGGCAGCGCACACAGAAGAGATCATCGAACGCATCGCGGACGCATACAGGACATGTCTCTGA
- the hemC gene encoding hydroxymethylbilane synthase has translation MSLRIGTRGSQLALAQTERVCKALAQIGIEVETAVIRTKGDTNTGVPLHEIGGQGVFVRALDEAIIDGTIDAAVHSMKDIPAKRPRGVVTGAVLTRDSPADYLAYEGNIADVRVVGTSSTRRRAQLLRHDPEIDVRQLRGNVDTRLHKMREKEYDAIVLAEAGLERLGYTVKGQRLPTSQFVPSPNQGTIAVVCRNSPEIIEMIQPLDDPQTRMDVGIERIIMEEVGGGCFTPQGIYCRDGHLIAEVLALDGSRNVRVEEEITTADEARECGRKLRTDAGDLIREAYKQLGIMP, from the coding sequence ATGTCTCTGAGAATAGGAACACGCGGGAGCCAGCTCGCCCTTGCGCAGACAGAACGGGTCTGCAAGGCGCTGGCGCAGATAGGCATCGAAGTTGAAACGGCAGTCATCAGGACGAAGGGAGACACCAACACCGGCGTCCCCCTCCACGAGATCGGTGGGCAGGGCGTCTTTGTCCGGGCCCTCGACGAGGCGATCATCGACGGCACCATTGATGCCGCCGTCCATTCCATGAAGGACATCCCGGCAAAGAGGCCGCGGGGCGTCGTCACCGGCGCCGTCCTCACCAGGGACTCGCCAGCCGACTATCTTGCCTATGAAGGGAACATCGCCGATGTCCGGGTCGTCGGCACCTCCTCGACGCGGCGGCGGGCGCAGTTGCTGCGGCACGACCCCGAGATCGATGTCAGGCAACTGCGCGGCAATGTGGACACGCGCCTCCACAAGATGCGGGAGAAGGAGTACGACGCCATCGTCCTCGCCGAGGCCGGCCTTGAGCGCCTGGGCTACACGGTGAAGGGGCAGCGTCTGCCGACATCCCAGTTCGTCCCCTCCCCGAACCAGGGTACGATCGCCGTTGTCTGCAGGAACAGCCCGGAGATCATCGAAATGATCCAGCCCCTCGACGACCCACAGACGCGGATGGATGTCGGGATCGAGCGGATCATCATGGAAGAGGTCGGCGGCGGCTGCTTCACACCGCAGGGCATCTACTGCCGGGACGGCCACCTCATCGCCGAGGTGCTCGCCCTCGACGGGAGCAGGAATGTGAGGGTCGAGGAGGAAATCACGACCGCGGACGAGGCCCGGGAATGCGGCAGGAAACTTCGCACCGACGCCGGCGACCTCATCAGGGAGGCCTACAAACAGCTGGGGATCATGCCATGA
- the cobA gene encoding uroporphyrinogen-III C-methyltransferase has product MTGKVILVGSGPGGLGLMAVRAQEAIAEAEVILYDQLPGDEILATLPESAEKIDCGKHGGDHTLEQDDIEALMVEKALEGKNVVRLKGGDSFLFGRGGEEMETLRTHGIAVEVVPGITSAIAVPESVGIPVTHRKFASQVTIITGHEDPTKGESALDWQFLGRTRGTIVVLMGVKNLGKIAEALVGNGRDPATPVAVIERGMRPDQRVTVGPLAEIAAIARAQGVRPPAVIVIGEVVGLYDGTPVYRP; this is encoded by the coding sequence ATGACAGGAAAGGTAATCCTTGTGGGATCGGGGCCGGGCGGGCTCGGCCTCATGGCGGTGCGGGCACAGGAGGCGATCGCGGAGGCCGAGGTCATCCTCTATGACCAGCTCCCCGGCGACGAGATCCTGGCAACCTTGCCCGAGAGTGCGGAAAAGATCGACTGCGGCAAACACGGTGGCGACCACACCCTCGAACAGGACGATATCGAGGCCTTGATGGTCGAGAAGGCCCTAGAAGGGAAGAATGTCGTCAGGCTGAAGGGAGGCGACTCCTTCCTCTTCGGCCGGGGTGGGGAGGAGATGGAGACCCTCCGCACCCATGGCATCGCGGTCGAGGTGGTGCCCGGCATCACCTCGGCCATCGCCGTCCCCGAGTCTGTCGGAATCCCTGTGACCCACCGGAAGTTCGCCTCCCAGGTGACGATCATCACCGGCCACGAGGACCCGACCAAGGGTGAGTCTGCCCTGGACTGGCAGTTCCTGGGCAGGACGCGGGGGACGATCGTCGTGCTCATGGGCGTCAAGAACCTGGGGAAGATCGCGGAGGCCCTGGTCGGGAACGGCCGCGACCCGGCGACGCCTGTCGCGGTCATCGAGCGCGGCATGCGCCCCGACCAGAGGGTGACGGTCGGGCCCCTCGCGGAGATCGCGGCGATCGCCCGTGCACAGGGCGTCAGGCCGCCCGCGGTCATCGTCATCGGCGAGGTCGTCGGCCTGTACGACGGCACGCCTGTCTACCGGCCCTGA